A single genomic interval of Helicoverpa zea isolate HzStark_Cry1AcR chromosome 19, ilHelZeax1.1, whole genome shotgun sequence harbors:
- the LOC124639400 gene encoding uncharacterized protein LOC124639400 isoform X1, producing MFKSKSVSGIEEVMQQKAPGVPSNLKLQHPHTASSQILRSKNFTANFFKTTFSYRSKAVTPTSSSTVEKTIKIGSAETKPVTRNRPRTVPLADTTNKVKVKRTLDRSKSTGPYIDSLAVEPERPLRNKLTTPDPGGPKPIKESGKKNESKSSNVILQIVKKSAKTSAPKLPVTSNDSILPPTLRPKTDKNLKLTKNINNNDVWTNPNDIKAPQRKVPPVPVRGPSQGKQESTLKGAPSVSSLDSKHHKVAPSRDKALKIFGSKEKLHKAHKKKDLGNNNAVLEDPELREGLEYEDGQVGVHAYGSAEELGSVDGRGSQECVSLPVTLNADHMPGFQEVELRPRVPSEASLASGVREIESLRRELEATVMERAQLQARVEELLEKVTEADRLRGELERMKSMEAERSAALERLADENGALRARLRGVAHSPLSDSEKRQLLLAPAPRRMHSSAPASIALANGEGDSGEASTPEWDKHSSSSLSEVSVACLQDRILQMEEHHYSTSEELQATLAELADLQTQLADAHADNERLADEKQVLLESLCRQTEKLEDSRTKVDTLQELLLREGVEPETLVSGDADQQLFAVLKLSQEERRHLLTKQEQLEAELNQTKTALEEKTKENETLAERIRVLEASVERAESERMRCEHEADSAQELAATRQHQIATLTDLLDAAKAKLEERAGVAEGAAEAEAAAAAARRDAEAAAARALALAERLAHAQRQLDRAHSDARKMHDDAMVSRNNAKSTISELEFQIEQLRQEKTAMQGEMKTLQENAEEMQIQVQMASDEKLSLMSRAGEALARVAELERQLQDARARHAQLTRDRERDEAEWKQFQSDLLMTVRVANDFKTEAQRELERLVSENKVARDRIRLLEDQMHSLKGVDRSESMDSVYSDENILDSKESLSQTSDDMSPSKEVFKSIRTRYLSRVHSVSELPTKDVSLIDQAFFRSNNSIEDKTDVNDLLKDQFKIAIENVTTDETNDDDSPKTPSDEYPTRVLAETVLPPFKSKELKRQDAIDLCRDINESPQAVSELPVKPPRFKYLKSDSAFAPIPRQRTIFSTNLVGTFNGKPKAYSMDNLNTNEEYKEALNEATSIDLLTANTQSETSLFTEGSDSVFLSPFEKNNNKVKSIFETNNDVKKDVPVVKAEELLPFPYPDDIKKEPVVDLIQPKKELLRDIPIDDNVERQLKMVNEELKLTFKAAIGRIIGNNRIKKRASMCTKLLSENQNTSEPDSKNTDTTDNSNNIAPPSLPKLLENEQKAKPDIKITDVDTKDDNSALTSNVNIPSPVQESSSPFTEAVKDVPPPEPTSEVPIDDNVSYRLTINTTDLGDDTPKTVPVQTSSSDSSLNTKRTANTFRTFLAPIKLSNGNISQTSPIIISPVLIQPVFFKPLATQETPVEQKQEAKKGTVYYSDIDQVAVNKDDKVKDETSSEENTKKKPLYQKNVKAKPLPFLSWKTFGSNDNLPENETASSKASKPKPSPIEISKNVNTFSKSPIPPLEPVKTKGVAPKVPTKPSVPSPGVGKLSKSPQWLQDNKYYQPVESVPFVINTSQSVTPKPVESRKEPTTTIANDLPQPAPRRYSETQENVYEEIGPAISDITKDENIADDEKISNKRQSSSEDFESVPREELLKVPRRIKKPKTNERLMKSKSLDFAEPTDAVKEMSSITKSIISLSKAPSAKDLLKKPTGAVVDIVQSIEKAPTDVVAPRKLSLQHPTSPSIDTNTGSLPREKPYWRTLEHKRLSHPLRSLKDPPPRRPLPIPPRTEETPPPPPLLTSASLQDIMATAASHRRTKGVSRQDSRLSVKSLIESIENAAKAAKQQSPATTPVGEWPQQTTVGVTTTSTSIKNGIADATAATNGMGGSAFSSKPPAARGARPSPIANEAAQANMPDEQRALHSLQQKAIESFVRRNSYGDICERKDPLNALQVKNGGSKRNALLKWCQQKTLGYNNIDITNFSSSWNDGMAICALLHSYLGDSRIAYSTLSPHDKRTNFSVAFAAAESVGIPTTLNIQDMIQQERPDWQQVMAYVTSIYKHFET from the exons ATGTTCAAATCTAAAAGTGTTAGTGGT ATCGAGGAGGTTATGCAGCAGAAGGCGCCCGGGGTGCCTAGTAACTTAAAACTCCA ACATCCACACACCGCTTCGTCGCAAATTTTGCGTAGCAAGAACTTTACGGCGAATTTCTTCAAAACAACATTTAGCTACCGCAGCAAGGCGGTTACGCCTACATCTTCCAGTACTGTCGAGAAAACTATCAAAATAGGCAGCGCGGAGACTAAGCCTGTAACTAGAAACAGGCCTAGGACAG TGCCTTTGGCCGATACGACAaataaagttaaagtcaaaaggACTTTAGATCGAAGCAAGTCTACTGGCCCGTACATTGATAGTCTGGCCGTCGAACCTGAACGACCCCTCAGGAACAAACTCACGACACCTGATCCAGGTGGACCGAAACCCATCAAAGAAAGTGGAAAAAAGAACGAATCCAAAAGTTCTAATGTGATATtacaaattgtgaaaaagtcTGCCAAAACATCAGCACCCAAGCTACCAGTAACATCAAATGACAGTATCCTACCGCCGACTTTGAGACCGAAAACCGACAAAAACTTGAAACTtacgaaaaatattaataataacgaTGTTTGGACAAATCCCAATGACATCAAAGCTCCTCAAAGGAAGGTTCCACCAGTGCCTGTAAG AGGGCCAAGTCAGGGGAAACAGGAGTCTACTCTAAAAGGGGCTCCGTCAGTTTCGAGCCTCGACTCGAAGCACCACAAAGTTGCACCATCACGCGACAAAGCATTGAAAATCTTTGGGTCGAAGGAGAAGTTACATAAAGCTCATAAGAAGAAGGACTTGGGGAATAATAATGCAGTTTTAGAAGACCCTGAGCTAAGGGAAGGTTTGGAGTATGAAGATGGACAGGTTGGAGTGCACGCGTATGGCAGTGCAGAGGAGCTGGGGTCGGTAGACGGGCGAGGCTCGCAGGAGTGCGTCAGTCTGCCCGTCACTCTGAATGCCGATCACATGCCCGGCTTCCAGGAAGTGGAGCTCAGGCCTAGAGTACCATCTGAG GCGTCGTTGGCATCCGGGGTCCGGGAGATTGAATCACTAAGGAGAGAGCTGGAAGCTACAGTGATGGAGCGAGCACAGCTGCAGGCCAGGGTTGAGGAGCTGTTGGAGAAGGTGACAGAAGCCGACCGGCTTCGAGGGGAATTGGAAAGGATGAAG AGCATGGAAGCGGAGCGGTCGGCGGCGCTGGAGCGGCTGGCGGACGAGAACGGCGCGTTGCGCGCGCGGCTGCGCGGCGTCGCGCACTCGCCGCTCTCCGACAGCGAGAAGCGGCAGCTGCTGctcgcgcccgcgccgcgccgcatGCACTCCTCCGCGCCCGCCTCCATTGCGCTCGCTAAT GGTGAAGGCGACAGCGGTGAAGCCAGCACTCCGGAGTGGGACAAGCACTCGTCGTCGTCTCTGAGCGAGGTGTCGGTCGCGTGCCTGCAGGACCGCATCCTGCAGATGGAAGAGCACCATTATAG TACAAGCGAAGAACTGCAAGCAACACTAGCGGAACTGGCAGATCTTCAGACACAGCTGGCTGATGCTCACGCAGACAACGAGAGGCTGGCTGATGAGAAGCAAGTGCTGCTCGAGTCGCTCTGCCGACAGACTGAGAAGCTTGAGGATAGTCGCACTAAG GTGGACACATTACAAGAGCTGCTACTTCGCGAAGGTGTGGAACCAGAGACGTTAGTTTCTGGAGATGCCGACCAGCAGTTATTTGCTGTCCTCAAg TTATCTCAAGAAGAGCGCAGACATCTGTTGACAAAACAGGAGCAGTTGGAAGCTGAGCTCAACCAAACGAAGACTGCCTTGGAAGAAAAGACCAAAGAAAACGAGACATTGGCTGAGAGAATACG TGTGTTAGAAGCGAGCGTAGAGCGAGCAGAATCAGAGCGAATGCGATGCGAACACGAAGCGGACTCGGCACAGGAGCTCGCCGCCACTCGTCAGCATCAGATCGCCACGCTCACCGACCTGCTTGATGCTGCTAAAGCTAAG TTAGAAGAACGAGCGGGTGTAGCGGAAGGGGCAGCGGAAGCGGaagcggcggcggccgcagcgCGTCGCGAcgcggaggcggcggcggcgcgggcgctggcGCTGGCAGAGAGGCTGGCGCATGCGCAGCGACAGCTAGACAGAGCTCACTCCGATGCTAGGAAGATGCATGATGATGCTATG GTGTCGCGAAACAACGCGAAGTCCACGATATCGGAGCTGGAATTCCAGATTGAACAGCTGCGACAGGAGAAGACCGCCATGCAGGGGGAGATGAAGACCTTACAGGAAAACGCTGAAGAGATGCAGATacag GTGCAGATGGCATCAGACGAGAAGCTATCGCTGATGTCCCGCGCGGGCGAGGCGCTGGCGCGAGTGGCGGAGCTCGAGCGACAGCTGCAGGACGCCCGGGCACGACATGCCCAGCTCACACGGGACCGCGAGAGAGAT GAAGCTGAATGGAAGCAATTCCAAAGCGATCTTCTCATGACGGTCCGTGTAGCCAACGACTTCAAAACCGAAGCCCAACGCGAACTAGAAAGATTAGTCTCCGAGAACAAAGTCGCCAGAGACAGGATACGACTTCTAGAAGACCAGATGCACTCCCTCAAAG GTGTTGACAGGTCCGAATCTATGGATAGCGTATATTCAGATGAAAATATATTAGACTCCAAGGAATCTCTCTCGCAAACGAGCGATGATATGAGTCCATCTAAAGAGGTATTCAAGAGTATAAGAACTAGATACCTGTCTAGAGTGCATAGTGTTTCTGAACTGCCAACGAAAGACGTCAGTTTGATAGACCAAGCATTCTTCAGGTCTAATAATTCCATAGAAGACAAAACCGATGTTAACGACTTGTTAAAAGACCAATTTAAAATTGCAATCGAAAATGTCACCACAGACGAGACGAATGACGACGATAGCCCGAAAACACCTTCAGATGAGTACCCGACTAGAGTGTTGGCTGAAACTGTCTTACCTCCTTTTAAATCTAAGGAGTTGAAAAGACAAGATGCAATCGATCTTTGTCGAGATATAAATGAAAGTCCGCAAGCTGTATCAGAATTGCCAGTGAAGCCACCCAGATTTAAGTACTTGAAGTCAGATTCTGCTTTTGCTCCAATACCGAGGCAACGCACAATTTTTAGCACAAATCTGGTAGGAACTTTTAATGGCAAACCGAAGGCTTACAGTATGGATAATCTTAATACCAACGAAGAGTATAAGGAGGCTTTAAACGAAGCTACAAGTATAGATTTACTTACTGCAAACACTCAAAGTGAAACGTCTCTTTTCACAGAAGGATCTGACAGTGTATTCCTTTCACcttttgagaaaaataataacaaagtcaAATCTATATTCGAAACTAATAATGATGTGAAAAAAGATGTGCCTGTTGTCAAAGCCGAAGAATTACTCCCCTTCCCATATCCTGATGATATTAAGAAAGAACCAGTCGTTGATTTGATACAGCCTAAAAAGGAACTATTGAGAGATATTCCCATTGATGATAATGTTGAAAGACAACTAAAAATGGTGAATGAAGAACTTAAACTCACGTTTAAGGCTGCCATAGGTAGAATAATTGGCAATAACAGAATCAAGAAAAGAGCATCAATGTGTACAAAACTTTTAAGCGAGAACCAGAATACATCTGAACCGGATTCTAAAAATACAGATACTACTGATAACAGCAATAACATTGCTCCACCAAGCTTACCGAAATTACTAGAAAACGAGCAGAAAGCTAAGCCTGACATAAAAATAACAGATGTAGATACCAAAGACGATAACAGTGCACTAACTTCTAATGTAAATATACCCAGTCCAGTACAGGAAAGTAGCAGTCCTTTTACAGAAGCTGTAAAAGATGTTCCTCCTCCTGAACCTACATCAGAGGTTCCTATAGATGATAATGTAAGCTATCGTTTAACGATAAACACTACAGACTTAGGTGACGATACACCAAAGACAGTACCAGTGCAAACAAGTTCAAGTGATAGTAGCCTTAATACTAAAAGGACTGCCAATACTTTCAGAACTTTCTTAGCGcctataaaattaagtaacGGAAATATTTCACAGACGTCTCCAATTATAATAAGTCCAGTACTAATACAGCCCGTGTTTTTCAAACCTCTTGCAACTCAAGAGACGCCGGTGGAACAAAAACAAGAGGCTAAAAAAGGAACGGTATATTACAGTGATATTGATCAAGTTGCTGTTAATAAAGATGATAAAGTTAAAGATGAGACATCTAGCGAAGAGAATACTAAAAAGAAACCTCTTTACCAAAAGAATGTTAAAGCAAAACCATTACCTTTCCTATCGTGGAAAACCTTTGGGTCTAACGATAACTTGCCAGAAAACGAGACAGCATCCTCCAAAGCGAGTAAACCTAAACCCTCACCAATAGAAATATCAAAAAATGTTAATACTTTTTCAAAATCACCTATACCGCCATTAGAACCAGTAAAAACAAAAGGCGTTGCTCCAAAAGTTCCAACAAAACCGTCAGTCCCTAGCCCAGGAGTTGGCAAGTTATCTAAGAGCCCTCAATGGTTGCAAGACAACAAATATTATCAGCCCGTAGAAAGTGTGCCCTTTGTTATAAACACATCTCAATCCGTAACACCCAAACCAGTAGAAAGCAGGAAAGAACCTACTACTACAATAGCAAACGATTTACCACAACCTGCACCAAGAAGATATTCAGAAACCCAAGAAAATGTCTATGAAGAAATAGGTCCAGCGATCTCCGATATAACCAAAGATGAAAACATAGCGGATGATGAAAAGATTTCCAATAAAAGACAGTCGTCAAGCGAGGATTTTGAGTCGGTTCCTAGAGAAGAGCTTTTAAAAGTACCCAGAAGAATTAAGaaaccaaaaacaaatgaacggtTAATGAAGTCTAAATCGCTGGACTTTGCTGAGCCCACAGACGCTGTGAAAGAGATGTCCAGCATTACCAAATCGATAATATCGTTGTCAAAAGCGCCGAGCGCGAAAGATTTGCTAAAGAAACCTACAGGAGCTGTTGTAGATATAGTGCAAAGTATAGAAAAGGCACCTACTGATGTAGTTGCACCGAGGAAATTATCACTGCAACATCCAACGTCTCCAAGTATAGATACTAATACAGGTTCCTTGCCAAGAGAAAAGCCATATTGGAGGACTTTAGAACACAAACGGTTGTCGCACCCTCTGAGATCGCTCAAAGATCCTCCTCCTAGAAGACCGCTAC CCATACCACCACGGACAGAGGAGACTCCGCCCCCGCCGCCGCTGTTGACCAGCGCGTCGTTACAGGACATCATGGCCACCGCAGCTTCACATAGAAGGACCAAAG GTGTAAGCCGACAAGACTCGCGTCTCTCAGTGAAGTCCCTTATCGAAAGTATAGAGAACGCGGCGAAGGCAGCTAAGCAACAGTCGCCTGCCACCACGCCAGTGGGAGAATGGCCACAG CAAACAACAGTAGGTGTAACAACAACATCGACGTCCATTAAGAACGGTATAGCCGATGCCACAGCGGCTACCAACGGCATGGGCGGCTCCGCGTTCTCGTCCAAGCCGCCCGCGGCAAGGGGCGCTAGGCCTTCGCCCATTGCTAATG